In one Corynebacterium bovis DSM 20582 = CIP 54.80 genomic region, the following are encoded:
- the rsmH gene encoding 16S rRNA (cytosine(1402)-N(4))-methyltransferase RsmH, whose protein sequence is MDDTATSRDRSGTVAGPHGHVPVMRDRMVELVGVGVGAPDAPEHPVIIDGTLGAGGHAEAFLEAFPTATVVGLDRDPAALRDASARLSRFGDRFRPVRTRFDGLDAALAGLTADGALPVDVRETGVSAAFFDLGVSSMQLDQGERGFAYRMDAPLDMRMDPETPLTAADVLNTYSHGDLARVLKTYGDERFAGKIASAVLREREDEPFTTSARLVELLYRVIPAASRRTGGHPAKRTFQALRVEVNAELDSLRAVIPAATSRLHVGGVAVFMSYQSLEDRIVKRALTTLSTSTTPAGLPVELPGSEAPFELLTRGAEQADAAEVERNPRSAPVRVRAARRVSTRGGRRFPLETDTS, encoded by the coding sequence ATGGACGACACGGCGACATCCCGGGACCGGAGCGGCACCGTGGCGGGCCCGCACGGGCACGTCCCGGTCATGCGGGACCGGATGGTGGAGCTCGTCGGCGTCGGCGTCGGGGCCCCCGACGCCCCGGAGCACCCCGTCATCATCGACGGCACGCTCGGCGCCGGCGGCCACGCCGAGGCCTTCCTCGAGGCCTTCCCCACGGCCACCGTCGTCGGCCTCGACCGTGACCCCGCCGCCCTGCGGGACGCGTCGGCCCGCCTGTCCCGGTTCGGTGACAGGTTCCGCCCCGTCCGGACCAGGTTCGACGGTCTCGACGCCGCGCTGGCCGGGCTCACCGCGGACGGCGCCCTCCCGGTCGACGTCCGGGAGACCGGGGTCTCCGCGGCGTTCTTCGACCTCGGCGTGTCGTCCATGCAGCTCGACCAGGGGGAGCGCGGCTTCGCCTACCGCATGGACGCCCCGCTCGACATGCGGATGGACCCGGAGACGCCGCTGACCGCGGCGGACGTGCTCAACACGTACTCGCACGGTGACCTCGCGCGGGTGCTCAAGACCTACGGCGACGAACGGTTCGCCGGGAAGATCGCCTCGGCCGTCCTCCGGGAGCGGGAGGACGAGCCGTTCACGACCTCGGCGCGTCTCGTCGAGCTCCTCTACCGCGTCATCCCCGCCGCGTCGCGGCGGACCGGGGGGCACCCGGCGAAGCGCACGTTCCAGGCCCTGCGCGTCGAGGTCAACGCGGAGCTCGACTCGCTGCGCGCGGTGATCCCCGCGGCGACGTCCCGGCTCCACGTCGGGGGCGTCGCGGTGTTCATGAGCTACCAGTCCCTCGAGGACCGGATCGTCAAGCGCGCGCTGACGACGCTCAGCACGTCCACGACACCCGCCGGACTGCCCGTCGAACTGCCGGGCTCCGAGGCCCCCTTCGAGCTGCTCACCCGGGGTGCGGAACAGGCCGACGCCGCGGAGGTCGAACGCAACCCGCGGTCCGCCCCGGTCCGGGTCCGCGCCGCCCGGCGGGTGTCCACCCGCGGGGGACGGCGTTTCCCCCTGGAGACGGACACCAGCTGA
- the mraZ gene encoding division/cell wall cluster transcriptional repressor MraZ translates to MFFGTFTPKLDDKGRLTLPAKFRDELSDGLMVVKGQDHSLAVYPRDEFLVRARNAAAASRTNPRARAFVRNLAASADEQTPDSQGRITLSPGHRDYAGLRKECVVTGSVDFLEIWDADAWERYRTEHEEDFSEGDDDVLSAFL, encoded by the coding sequence GTGTTCTTCGGCACCTTCACCCCGAAGCTCGACGACAAGGGCCGGCTGACGCTGCCCGCGAAGTTCCGTGACGAGCTCTCCGACGGCCTCATGGTCGTCAAGGGACAGGACCACAGCCTCGCGGTGTACCCGCGGGACGAGTTCCTGGTCAGGGCGCGGAACGCGGCGGCGGCGTCGCGGACGAACCCGCGGGCGCGGGCCTTCGTCCGGAACCTCGCGGCCAGCGCGGACGAGCAGACGCCGGACAGCCAGGGCCGGATCACACTGTCCCCGGGGCACCGTGACTACGCGGGACTGCGCAAGGAGTGCGTCGTCACGGGGTCGGTGGACTTCCTCGAGATCTGGGACGCGGACGCCTGGGAGCGGTACCGCACGGAGCACGAGGAGGACTTCTCCGAGGGTGACGACGACGTGCTGAGCGCCTTCCTGTGA
- a CDS encoding DUF3040 domain-containing protein, whose product MALSEQERRMLEEIENALIAEDPRFGTQARATGGGGFHLTVRVAAVMLLGLLALIGGVILAQNNLAFVILSAVGFLVMFGGGLMGFRATSGVGGTAPTGRRARRARAAAASGSRPAGRTGGLSDRMEESFRRRFQ is encoded by the coding sequence GTGGCACTGTCTGAGCAGGAACGTCGCATGCTCGAGGAGATCGAGAATGCGCTGATCGCCGAGGACCCGCGGTTCGGGACGCAGGCCCGTGCGACAGGGGGCGGCGGATTTCACCTGACCGTCCGGGTGGCGGCGGTCATGTTGCTGGGGCTGCTCGCGTTGATCGGGGGAGTGATCCTCGCGCAGAACAACCTCGCGTTCGTCATCCTCAGCGCCGTCGGCTTCCTCGTCATGTTCGGCGGCGGGCTCATGGGCTTCCGTGCGACGTCGGGGGTTGGGGGTACGGCGCCCACCGGGCGTCGGGCGCGCCGGGCCCGTGCTGCGGCGGCGTCGGGGAGCCGGCCGGCCGGCCGGACCGGCGGGCTGTCCGACCGGATGGAGGAGAGCTTCCGCCGCCGCTTCCAGTGA
- a CDS encoding SAV_6107 family HEPN domain-containing protein has translation MTAQVRVMRRRGKVGPAAFLDEAERLLEASRTAASRDDAVVFAYRAACRAAGALIESARDGRRRMPAGSAWSRLRALLPEKEMWARRFEAHARFTNRVELGLERGLGDEAVAEVYRDACLLVDDARGECGYLPVVA, from the coding sequence ATGACGGCACAGGTACGGGTGATGCGGCGGCGGGGGAAGGTCGGACCGGCGGCCTTCCTCGATGAGGCGGAGCGGCTCCTGGAGGCGTCGCGGACCGCGGCGTCGCGGGACGACGCGGTGGTGTTCGCCTACCGTGCGGCGTGCCGGGCCGCCGGGGCGCTCATCGAGTCCGCCCGCGACGGGCGCCGGCGGATGCCGGCGGGCAGCGCGTGGAGCAGGCTGCGCGCCCTCCTGCCGGAGAAGGAGATGTGGGCGCGGCGGTTCGAGGCGCACGCGCGGTTCACGAACCGGGTGGAGCTGGGGCTGGAGCGCGGGCTCGGGGACGAGGCGGTCGCGGAGGTCTACCGGGACGCGTGTCTGCTGGTCGACGACGCCCGGGGTGAGTGCGGGTACCTGCCGGTGGTGGCGTGA
- a CDS encoding GNAT family N-acetyltransferase yields MDRVTPTPPGTAVSVCPLDSAGFTRRVDDLIAVHLAAMDYPTAYFDERRSLWLTNARQHQFTCEVAVAHPESADPDPADRTQRIVGVAFAFRGHRATWWYREVHRGLTAGGHSPRDAGALLRDYSEISEVHVHPRAQGLGIGRVMLTRLLERLTTPVALLSTPEVPDEANAAWHLYRRLGFTDVLRDFHFAGDDRGFGVLGVVTPAGRRLRDRTRRR; encoded by the coding sequence ATGGACCGCGTGACCCCGACCCCTCCCGGCACCGCCGTGTCCGTGTGCCCGCTCGACTCCGCGGGCTTCACCCGGCGCGTCGACGACCTCATCGCCGTCCACCTCGCGGCGATGGACTACCCCACGGCGTACTTCGACGAACGCCGGTCCCTGTGGCTCACGAACGCCCGGCAGCACCAGTTCACCTGCGAGGTCGCCGTCGCCCACCCGGAGTCCGCCGACCCGGACCCGGCGGACCGCACCCAGCGGATCGTCGGGGTCGCCTTCGCCTTCCGCGGCCACCGGGCGACCTGGTGGTACCGGGAGGTCCACCGGGGGCTCACCGCGGGCGGACACAGCCCGCGCGACGCCGGCGCACTGCTCCGCGACTACTCCGAGATCTCCGAGGTCCACGTGCACCCCCGGGCCCAGGGGCTGGGGATCGGACGCGTGATGCTCACCCGGCTCCTCGAGCGGCTGACCACCCCGGTGGCGCTGCTGTCGACCCCGGAGGTCCCCGACGAGGCGAACGCGGCCTGGCACCTCTACCGTCGCCTCGGGTTCACCGACGTCCTGCGGGACTTCCACTTCGCCGGCGACGACCGGGGGTTCGGCGTCCTCGGCGTCGTCACCCCCGCCGGGCGGCGCCTCCGGGACCGGACCCGCCGCCGCTGA
- the metF gene encoding methylenetetrahydrofolate reductase [NAD(P)H]: MCQESPGATTHRRSHQIAVSDTLTFTTPGRVPFSVEFMPPRDDAAETRLWNAAEAFHDLGASFVSVTYGAGGSSRRRTLRVARQLARKPLTTLVHLTLVDHTRDELRAILRDFADQGLTNLLALRGDPPGDPLGDWVPTDGGLNYASELIDLVRSEPGCEDFDIGVASFPEGHHRARDLEEDTRHTLAKLRAGARYSITQMFFDVDHYLRLRDRLAAADPEHGAKPVIPGLMPITSLRSVRRQMELAGAALPAELERRLLRAAAGDEEANRPAVREVGIELTTTMAERLIAEGVPDLHFMTMNHPRATQEVLHNLGMAPAWGPQWGQDAVR, encoded by the coding sequence ATGTGTCAAGAATCACCTGGAGCGACGACGCACCGCCGGAGCCACCAGATCGCCGTCTCGGACACCCTGACCTTCACGACCCCGGGCAGGGTGCCCTTCTCCGTGGAGTTCATGCCGCCGCGGGACGACGCCGCCGAGACCCGGCTCTGGAACGCCGCCGAGGCGTTCCACGATCTCGGGGCCAGCTTCGTGTCCGTCACCTACGGCGCCGGTGGGTCGAGCCGGCGCCGGACGCTGCGGGTCGCCCGGCAGCTCGCGCGGAAGCCGCTGACGACCCTCGTCCACCTCACGCTCGTCGACCACACCCGCGACGAGCTGCGCGCGATCCTGCGGGACTTCGCCGACCAGGGGCTGACGAACCTCCTCGCCCTGCGCGGGGACCCGCCGGGCGACCCGCTCGGGGACTGGGTCCCGACGGACGGTGGGTTGAACTACGCCAGTGAACTCATCGACCTCGTCCGCTCCGAGCCCGGGTGCGAGGACTTCGACATCGGCGTCGCGTCGTTCCCCGAGGGGCACCACCGGGCGCGGGACCTCGAGGAGGACACCCGCCACACGCTCGCGAAACTCCGGGCCGGGGCGCGGTACTCCATCACCCAGATGTTCTTCGACGTCGACCACTACCTCCGCCTGCGCGACCGGCTCGCCGCGGCGGACCCCGAGCACGGCGCGAAGCCCGTGATCCCCGGGCTCATGCCCATCACCTCGCTCCGGTCCGTCCGGCGGCAGATGGAGCTCGCCGGGGCGGCGCTGCCCGCCGAACTCGAGCGGCGGCTCCTGCGGGCCGCGGCGGGGGACGAGGAGGCCAACCGCCCGGCCGTCCGGGAGGTCGGGATCGAGCTGACGACGACGATGGCCGAGCGGCTCATCGCCGAAGGGGTCCCCGACCTGCACTTCATGACGATGAACCACCCGCGGGCCACCCAGGAGGTCCTCCACAACCTCGGCATGGCGCCGGCGTGGGGTCCGCAGTGGGGGCAGGACGCCGTGCGCTGA
- a CDS encoding polyprenyl synthetase family protein, with product MSDMPDAGPTGPVPDEDVTLPLAATAGVVKSRLTDDLAARRATYGGIDPSVDATLGILEDFVLSGGKRVRPTFAWAGVRLALDGGGADDAHPAAGPLLTACASLEYIQACALIHDDIIDRSDSRRGRPTVHRRVAALHREAGWHGSAEHYGVSQAILTGDLAFAWADDMLAGSGVGPAALARAREPWRAMRSEVIIGQILDIAVENRRSEDPADPDKVNLYKTAAYTVERPLHLGAALVGAPEATVALLRAVGREIGVAFQLQDDMLGVFGDPGVTGKPSGDDLRSGKRTYLVSRALRAADAADPAAAAVLREGLGEVTDDAGVDRLRQVIVDSGAAAEVDARIHDLTGSALTRLTGGPFGDDVTRDVVTLAETLTTRTA from the coding sequence ATGTCAGACATGCCCGACGCGGGCCCCACCGGCCCGGTCCCCGACGAGGACGTCACGCTGCCGCTCGCGGCGACGGCCGGCGTCGTGAAGTCCCGGCTGACCGACGACCTCGCCGCGCGCCGCGCGACCTACGGCGGCATCGACCCGTCGGTCGACGCGACCCTCGGGATCCTCGAGGACTTCGTGCTCTCCGGCGGCAAGCGGGTGCGTCCGACGTTCGCGTGGGCCGGGGTCCGCCTCGCCCTCGACGGGGGTGGGGCCGACGACGCCCACCCGGCGGCCGGCCCGCTCCTCACCGCGTGCGCGTCCCTGGAGTACATCCAGGCCTGCGCGCTCATCCACGACGACATCATCGACCGCTCCGACTCGCGACGGGGCCGCCCGACCGTGCACCGGCGGGTCGCCGCCCTGCACCGGGAGGCCGGGTGGCACGGGTCCGCGGAGCACTACGGGGTGAGCCAGGCGATTCTCACGGGCGACCTCGCCTTCGCCTGGGCCGACGACATGCTCGCCGGGTCCGGCGTCGGGCCGGCGGCGCTCGCGCGGGCGCGGGAGCCGTGGCGGGCGATGCGCTCGGAGGTCATCATCGGGCAGATCCTCGACATCGCCGTGGAGAACCGGCGCAGCGAGGACCCCGCCGACCCGGACAAGGTCAACCTGTACAAGACCGCCGCGTACACCGTCGAGCGGCCGCTCCACCTGGGCGCCGCCCTCGTCGGCGCGCCGGAGGCCACGGTCGCGCTGCTCCGGGCGGTCGGCCGGGAGATCGGCGTCGCGTTCCAGCTCCAGGACGACATGCTCGGGGTGTTCGGCGACCCGGGGGTCACGGGCAAGCCGTCCGGGGACGACCTGCGCTCCGGGAAGCGCACGTACCTCGTCTCCCGGGCCCTGCGGGCGGCGGACGCCGCGGACCCGGCCGCCGCGGCCGTGCTGCGGGAGGGGCTCGGCGAGGTCACGGACGACGCCGGGGTCGACCGGTTGCGGCAGGTCATCGTCGACTCCGGTGCCGCGGCGGAGGTCGACGCCCGCATCCACGACCTCACCGGCTCCGCCCTCACGCGCCTCACCGGCGGCCCCTTCGGGGACGACGTCACGCGTGACGTCGTCACCCTCGCCGAGACCCTGACGACCAGGACGGCCTGA
- a CDS encoding alpha-(1->6)-mannopyranosyltransferase A has product MAADTPTASATAPASPASPAPAPRFSPTAAIRRMSYDRAVRVGLVGAVVVALCSHAVGATRNRGGIMQSLGLSSLTFGHLAGILIVVLWIGVALLILSWTVVGGHILRHGATLRRSTVVAWTAPFLVAGPLMSRDVYSYLMQGSLARLGIDPYDHGAAANPGPLFFEVSSDWRNTTTPYGPLHLAIGDLVTSVTGENITLGVLVYKVFSLACLAVLVVGVAGLARHLGARPSVAVWLGVVNPLSLIHLVGGMHNEVTMMAFVVTGLLAALRLPPVRGAVLGAVLVGLGVSVKATALIALPFLVWVAVARTVGPARSRAAGGSGRWRRRAGAVVGLGAVCAAAVGAVLALVTLLSGQTWGWVREITGNTKVINPLSLPSLIAGILSRPLMALDDDVTFNGILTAVRPWSTVLMAVLLVATWWIWRRDARAALTGATVAYAVTCVLNAVVLPWYYAAPLALVEVWMRDRRGVFLVGWLCAVLSMMFDGGGNNRLYDLWWIVLVGAVTWWMLRATTGYSPLDAEERTDPWVLTPPDATTPDPTTPDPTAPDATAPDPAPTAGTSADRHSLGPSHDLAGEVPVEGVDGAPGQ; this is encoded by the coding sequence GTGGCCGCCGACACCCCCACCGCCTCCGCGACCGCCCCCGCGTCCCCGGCGTCCCCGGCTCCGGCCCCCCGGTTCTCCCCCACCGCGGCGATCCGGCGCATGAGCTACGACCGGGCGGTCCGCGTCGGTCTGGTCGGCGCGGTCGTCGTCGCGCTGTGCTCCCACGCCGTCGGGGCGACGCGGAACCGCGGCGGCATCATGCAGTCCCTCGGCCTGAGCAGCCTGACCTTCGGCCACCTCGCCGGGATCCTCATCGTCGTGCTGTGGATCGGCGTCGCGCTGCTCATCCTGTCCTGGACGGTCGTCGGCGGGCACATCCTCCGGCACGGCGCGACGCTGCGCCGCTCGACGGTCGTGGCGTGGACCGCCCCCTTCCTCGTCGCGGGGCCGCTCATGTCCCGGGACGTGTACTCCTACCTCATGCAGGGCTCCCTCGCCCGCCTCGGCATCGACCCGTACGACCACGGGGCCGCGGCGAACCCGGGCCCGCTGTTCTTCGAGGTGAGCTCCGACTGGCGGAACACGACGACCCCCTACGGCCCACTCCACCTCGCCATCGGCGACCTCGTGACCTCGGTGACCGGCGAGAACATCACCCTCGGCGTGCTGGTCTACAAGGTCTTCTCGCTCGCGTGCCTCGCGGTGCTCGTCGTCGGGGTCGCGGGCCTCGCCCGGCACCTCGGGGCACGCCCGTCGGTGGCGGTGTGGCTGGGCGTCGTCAACCCGTTGTCGCTCATCCACCTCGTCGGCGGGATGCACAACGAGGTGACGATGATGGCGTTCGTCGTCACCGGCCTGCTCGCCGCGCTGCGGCTGCCCCCCGTCCGGGGTGCGGTCCTCGGCGCGGTGCTCGTCGGCCTGGGCGTGTCGGTGAAGGCCACGGCGCTCATCGCCCTGCCGTTCCTCGTGTGGGTCGCCGTCGCCCGGACCGTGGGGCCGGCCCGCTCGCGGGCCGCCGGAGGATCCGGCCGGTGGCGGCGACGGGCGGGCGCGGTCGTCGGCCTCGGCGCCGTGTGCGCGGCCGCCGTCGGCGCCGTCCTCGCGCTCGTGACGCTGCTCAGCGGGCAGACGTGGGGCTGGGTCCGGGAGATCACCGGCAACACCAAGGTCATCAACCCGCTGTCCCTGCCGTCGCTCATCGCGGGCATCCTCAGCCGGCCGCTCATGGCCCTCGACGACGACGTCACGTTCAACGGCATCCTCACCGCGGTCCGGCCCTGGTCGACGGTCCTCATGGCCGTCCTGCTCGTCGCCACCTGGTGGATCTGGCGCCGGGACGCGCGCGCCGCCCTCACCGGGGCGACGGTCGCGTACGCCGTCACGTGCGTGCTCAACGCGGTGGTCCTGCCCTGGTACTACGCCGCGCCCCTCGCCCTGGTCGAGGTGTGGATGCGCGACCGGCGGGGGGTGTTCCTCGTCGGGTGGCTGTGCGCCGTGTTGTCGATGATGTTCGACGGCGGCGGCAACAACCGCCTCTACGACCTGTGGTGGATCGTCCTCGTCGGGGCGGTGACGTGGTGGATGCTCCGCGCCACGACCGGGTACTCCCCCCTCGACGCGGAGGAACGGACCGACCCCTGGGTCCTCACGCCCCCGGACGCGACCACACCGGACCCGACCACACCGGACCCGACCGCCCCCGACGCGACCGCCCCGGACCCGGCCCCCACGGCCGGGACCTCAGCTGATCGCCATAGCCTGGGCCCGTCGCATGACCTCGCGGGCGAGGTGCCCGTGGAGGGCGTCGACGGGGCGCCCGGGCAGTGA
- a CDS encoding Rv2175c family DNA-binding protein, giving the protein MTDTSEKQQTPHGTDPETTATGPATGTGGVLPAGEPVLSVPETAERLGVVVTRVMDMVNSHRLIAVEVDGTRRIPARFLTGDPGSEATGAEVNRFVPGLIALLSDGGYTDAEIIDYLFTEDPSLPGRPVDALHGHLAREVMRRAQAMAIS; this is encoded by the coding sequence GTGACTGACACGAGTGAGAAGCAGCAGACCCCCCACGGGACCGACCCGGAGACGACGGCGACGGGCCCGGCGACCGGCACCGGCGGTGTACTCCCCGCCGGCGAGCCCGTGCTCAGCGTCCCCGAGACCGCCGAGCGCCTCGGGGTCGTCGTCACCCGGGTGATGGACATGGTGAACAGCCACCGTCTCATCGCCGTGGAGGTCGACGGCACCCGCCGCATCCCCGCGCGCTTCCTCACCGGTGACCCGGGGTCGGAGGCCACCGGTGCGGAGGTCAACCGGTTCGTGCCCGGGCTCATCGCCCTGCTGTCCGACGGCGGCTACACCGACGCCGAGATCATCGACTACCTCTTCACCGAGGACCCGTCACTGCCCGGGCGCCCCGTCGACGCCCTCCACGGGCACCTCGCCCGCGAGGTCATGCGACGGGCCCAGGCTATGGCGATCAGCTGA
- a CDS encoding PASTA domain-containing protein produces the protein MTELHEGDLLESRYRIGATIARGGMSTVYHCVDTRLDREVAAKVMDPSLVDDPAFRTRFEREARAVAKLNHPCLVNVFDQGVDGDHVFLVMELVPGGTLRELLRERGPMPPHAALAVMSPVLTALALAHDHGMVHRDIKPDNVLIRDDHQVKLADFGLVRAVAQANPTQTGPVIGTAAYLAPEQVQGHRTGPQVDVYSAGVLLFELLTGTTPFHGETPTATAVMRVDHDVPAPSGAIDGVPPELDDLVLTATARDPLDRFADGGEFLAAVRRTVAALDLPEFDVPAPEDSAVRRALEGSDFGDRLAWDDDAMATRTVGGVPEADPVHRPGPAPAPVYDDSLPPSQERARRNYGDLPGPAETRIQPSPGFHGPAVPPPDGAVPDHAAASPVGAGAPAPAAPAPAPAARARRPLTNRSPVGTVVWTVLLVLVVVAVAVGAWWTTSGRFGEIPQVVGMDATQARASVEAAGFTSAVEERYGNDAPEQAVIGTDPPFGQRVPRGSRVAVLVSLGRPTVPTPGAGDTLSAYQSRLRDRTLQWTVADEVYSDSVPRGVVATVSPSAGTVVPTGSTVTVHVSKGPRPVTVPDVRGRDEAAARAALTAAGLQVGEVRRVFDADVDGGDAVATVPAAGGSAPSGSRVTLELSNAVTVPDVTGLGGDDARRRLSDAGLSAKDGGTTAETTEDAGDVARQDPAPGTRVDPAGGATVTLTRSSSVRVPLVIGLTADAARSRLEAAGLQVVVEGRRNGFVVTQSPGPVGRAAEGDTVTLHTL, from the coding sequence ATGACGGAACTTCACGAGGGCGACCTGCTGGAGAGCCGCTACCGGATCGGAGCGACGATCGCCAGGGGCGGCATGTCCACCGTCTACCACTGCGTCGACACCCGCCTCGACCGCGAGGTCGCGGCGAAGGTGATGGACCCGTCCCTCGTCGACGACCCCGCGTTCCGCACCCGGTTCGAGCGGGAGGCCCGCGCGGTCGCGAAGCTCAACCACCCGTGCCTCGTCAACGTCTTCGACCAGGGGGTCGACGGCGACCACGTGTTCCTCGTCATGGAGCTCGTCCCGGGCGGGACGCTGCGGGAGCTCCTCCGCGAGCGCGGTCCGATGCCGCCCCACGCGGCCCTGGCCGTCATGAGTCCCGTCCTCACGGCCCTCGCGCTCGCCCACGACCACGGCATGGTCCACCGGGACATCAAGCCGGACAACGTCCTCATCCGCGACGACCACCAGGTCAAGCTCGCGGACTTCGGCCTCGTCCGGGCGGTCGCCCAGGCGAACCCGACCCAGACGGGCCCCGTCATCGGCACCGCCGCGTACCTCGCCCCCGAGCAGGTCCAGGGCCACCGCACCGGCCCCCAGGTGGACGTCTACTCCGCCGGGGTCCTGCTGTTCGAGCTGCTCACCGGCACCACCCCGTTCCACGGCGAGACGCCGACGGCCACCGCGGTCATGCGCGTGGACCATGACGTCCCCGCCCCGTCCGGGGCCATCGACGGCGTCCCGCCCGAGCTCGACGACCTCGTGCTCACGGCGACGGCGCGCGACCCGCTCGACCGGTTCGCCGACGGCGGGGAGTTCCTCGCCGCGGTCCGCCGCACCGTCGCGGCCCTCGACCTGCCCGAGTTCGACGTCCCCGCGCCGGAGGACAGCGCGGTCCGCCGCGCGCTCGAGGGGTCGGACTTCGGCGACCGGCTCGCCTGGGACGACGACGCGATGGCGACCCGCACGGTCGGCGGCGTGCCGGAGGCCGACCCGGTGCACCGGCCCGGCCCGGCCCCCGCCCCGGTGTACGACGACTCGCTGCCGCCCAGCCAGGAGCGCGCCCGCCGGAACTACGGCGACCTCCCCGGGCCCGCGGAGACGCGGATCCAGCCGTCCCCCGGGTTCCACGGCCCGGCGGTCCCCCCGCCGGACGGTGCCGTCCCCGACCACGCCGCGGCGTCGCCCGTCGGGGCCGGGGCACCCGCGCCGGCCGCTCCGGCGCCGGCTCCGGCGGCCCGCGCCCGCCGGCCCCTGACGAACCGGTCCCCCGTGGGGACGGTCGTGTGGACGGTGCTGCTCGTCCTCGTGGTCGTCGCCGTGGCCGTCGGGGCCTGGTGGACGACCTCGGGGCGGTTCGGCGAGATCCCCCAGGTGGTCGGCATGGACGCCACGCAGGCCCGGGCGTCGGTCGAGGCCGCGGGGTTCACCTCGGCCGTGGAGGAACGGTACGGCAACGACGCGCCGGAACAGGCGGTGATCGGCACCGACCCCCCTTTCGGGCAACGGGTACCGCGCGGTAGTCGGGTCGCGGTGCTCGTCTCGCTCGGCCGCCCGACCGTCCCCACCCCCGGTGCCGGCGACACCCTCTCGGCCTACCAGTCCCGGCTCCGCGACCGCACCCTGCAGTGGACCGTCGCCGACGAGGTCTACAGCGACTCCGTCCCCCGCGGCGTCGTCGCGACGGTCTCCCCGTCGGCCGGCACGGTCGTCCCCACAGGGTCGACGGTGACCGTCCACGTGAGCAAGGGGCCGCGGCCGGTCACGGTCCCCGACGTCCGCGGCCGGGACGAGGCGGCGGCCCGCGCGGCACTGACCGCGGCGGGGTTGCAGGTCGGTGAGGTCCGCCGGGTCTTCGACGCCGACGTCGACGGGGGCGACGCCGTCGCGACCGTCCCCGCCGCCGGGGGCAGCGCCCCCTCGGGCTCGCGGGTGACCCTCGAGCTCTCGAACGCGGTGACGGTCCCCGACGTCACCGGTCTCGGTGGGGACGACGCCCGCCGCCGGCTCAGCGACGCCGGCCTGTCCGCGAAGGACGGGGGCACGACCGCGGAGACGACGGAGGACGCCGGCGACGTCGCCCGGCAGGACCCCGCCCCGGGCACCCGCGTCGACCCGGCCGGGGGCGCGACGGTGACCCTCACCCGGTCGTCGTCCGTGCGCGTGCCGCTGGTCATCGGGCTCACCGCGGACGCCGCCCGGTCCCGCCTCGAGGCCGCGGGGCTCCAGGTGGTCGTCGAGGGCCGCCGGAACGGGTTCGTCGTCACCCAGTCCCCCGGCCCCGTCGGCCGGGCGGCGGAGGGCGACACCGTCACCCTCCACACCCTCTGA